In Miscanthus floridulus cultivar M001 chromosome 8, ASM1932011v1, whole genome shotgun sequence, the sequence ATTGTATATGGCAAATGAAAACCATGTTTAGCAGCTAGCTTTGTTGAAGCCAGAAGAAATATTATGTAGTTTTGTCCCAGCAGGAATGTTCACCTCAGTAGATTGTTCCAGTAGCATCTGGTCAAAGAGTGGCATGATCCAGTTCTCAAACTTGCAATAGTTATCATTCGGCACCAACAGATTTCCTATCCGGTTCAGTCCTTTTGACCGCAGTAGTGCTCCAGGTAATGAAAAATCACCTCTGTAAGTTGGTGCAAGGCACTTAATGAGGTCCTCCTCTATACCCCCAGCAGTTGTAACAATAACATCCACCTAAAGAACATAATTTTTCAATGAAAAAGTTAGTGACATTAGAACAGTAGAGCTCAATGCATTTAGGTAATGTTAGGAACAGATATGTATAGGCATGCTTCAAGCAGACCACTTTACAGAGGGACATTGAAACTTGGTTtcattccaaatttgaacttGTGATACAGAAGTAGGAGAATTTACCATGTGATGCTGAGCTAGAAAACGGATTATATCCCGGATGCCAGAAGACACAAGATTTGAAGTGAAGCCCAGAAATATCTTGCACTTCACAGATTCTCTATAGTTAGGGTCAAGTTCAGCTTCATCACAATCTTCACTGGGCTTCTCATGCGACAACCTCCAATCTAACTTTAATTCAGccaagcatagcaaatatcagaACCATGCAAATGATAGTAGACAACTGGACAAAACTGAAAATGAATAAATATGCTGGGGCAATATTGTGCTATGTCATATAGGTACTTCTAGCTTACTCCAAACGAAAGTCCAACTACAGATGTTTACTTGACAGAATCCACTAGATTCCTAAGGGTTGTTTCTTCAATCCCAATCTTTTCCACTAAGTCTTATTAGGTAATTTTTGGTATGATTTTGCTAATTTGACAATCAAATTGACTATGTATGGTTTCTGATGTCAACTATACATTTcacttgttctttttttttttaaaaaaaaactccccTAATTTGCTTCAACGTCTCattgagtcaccaggtcgcgggttcgaagcagctTCTCCGCATATTTTGCGGGGAAagacttgcctcggtttttcccttctccATACCCCACTCGTTTGGGAGCCTCCAGCACTGGGTCTACCATTTTTTTTCCGCCACTGCAGACCTCTAAACACACTACAACAGACCTCCCATCGCACAAAATCGCATGAAACTATCTTCTTCGCTAGGTTGTACAGTGGCCCCAAGCGCAAACTCAACCCTCCTGACAGGGAAAAAAAAAGTAGCGGCCGCCGTACCATCTGGTTGACGACGTCGATGGCGTCGCCGAGGTTGGATGCCTGGAACCCCGTGTGCGCAAGCGAGGCGAGCAGCCCCTCGAGTCCGAGGCCCGGGTCGTTGAAGTCGGCGCCGGCGATCCTCGTGAACCGCGAATCGTCGAGCGACTCCGACGGCTTTAGCACGATGGAGCGCACGccctccaacgcctccacgtcgcggaccacgccgccgccgctgcctcccgCGCCGGCCATCTCTGGAGTAGCAGGCCTCGCTttcacttctttttttttttttggaaacagCCTCGCTTTCACTTCGGTGCCGTTTGAGGGAGTGAATTGGATATGAGATGTAGCTAGTAGGGCCCACTATAGGCCCAGAAGCAATCAGAGCGGTAAAAGGGCCGAGACACTGATATTGTGGCCCAGCGCCTATCTGGTTCGTTACTCCTTTCTTCCTCTCCTCCGGCGGGCCCCGGCCACAAACAAGCTAACGGCGGCGAGATCCAGATCCACCGCACCGGCCCCGGACCCGCCCGCCCCGCAGGAGCAGGATGTTCGGACTTCAGGCGAGCGGCGCGGCGGCCTCGTGGGTGGTGGGGCGGATGGGCACCGACGCGCACCTCTACGATGACCCCGACGACGCTTCCATCCCCGAGCTCCTCGACTCCCGTTTCGACGCCGACAAGGTCGACGCCCTCAAGCGCCTCCTCGCCCTCATCGCCCAGGGCGTCGACGTCGCACACCTCTTCCCGcaggtcttcttcttcttccctgatCCGTCCTATCCTCTTCTTAGCtattcctgctgctgctgctctccacTCGGTGGATGCTCACTCAACTTGCTTTGCCTCCCTCGCTGGGCAGGTCGTCAAGAATGTGGCGTCGCAGTCGCTCGAGGTCAAGAAGCTCGTCtacctctacctcctccactacGCCGACAAGTAAGCCAAGCCGCCGCCTCATCCATAATCATCATGTTCTGTGCATGTGCTTGCTCAGTAACACTCCTAACTAGTACTACAGTACAGCGATTATACTAACTGATTTTCACTTCTTTTCCTCTCGATCAATTCACTTCAGGCGCCAAAACGAAGCCCTTCTTTCTATTAATATTTTCCAGAAGGATTTATCGGATATAAACCCACTGGTGAGGGCTTGGGCCCTGCGCACTATGGCTGGCATCAGACTACATGTTGTTGCTCCGCTTGTATTGGTTGCTATCAAGAAATGTGCCAGAGATCCGTCTGCATATGTAAGGAAATGTGCTGCCTATGCAGCTTTGTAAGCTGTGCGACTTGCTTCCAGATGAAACTACGGCTTTGGAGGAGGTTTGTCTAGTATAACCCCACCCCTTCTTCTTTATGCAACAACTCTGCATACTACATATGTATCTCAAGCCTGCCCTGTTGGTGATGTTGTTGCAGATCGTGGACATCTTGTTCAACGACAATTCCCCTGGAGTAGTCGGAGCTGCTGCTGTTGCATTTAAGTCAGTCTGTCCAAGTTGTTTACCGTTAGTATCAAAACATTTCCAAAGGCTATGTGAGACACTCCCAGATATCGAGGAATGGACTCAGATCGTCCTCATTGAGATCCTCTTGCGTTATGTAGTAGCCAGACATGGCTTGGTCAAGGATTCTTTACTCTTGGCTTCAGATTTACCGACGGAGACTCAGGGTGTTACAGATTCTGATGCTGTTGTTAGCGTGCCCTCCCAACCTGATTCTATCAGCAATGGGGTTTCTGATACTATATCAAGCATCATGCTGTTCCGGCACTACATCGAACAATGTTCAGGTTCCTCTGATAGAGAAGGCAACAATTTGAAACTTTCGTCTGTCACCACAAACAGCAATGATGATGTCGCAATTCTTTTGAAATGTACATCGCCTCTTCTATGGAGTCGAAATAGTGGAGTTGTACTTGCAGCAGCAAGTGTGCATTGGATCATGGCTCCTATTGGGGACGTGAATAGAATTGTTGGCCCAATTTTGTTTACTCTACGGTCATCTCCTGATGCAGCATATGTGGTACTTAGATACTTACTCTTTTGTTTTCATACTTATAGTGCCAAGAACAACTGTTGGCGGAGTACGTGTACAATTTTTAGAGGTGTATTCTGTTAGTTCGTTAATAGGACTTTGCTTTATTCAGATTAGTTAATTCTTGATCAACCCATTTGAAGAAGCTCTACTCTTGTTTTTGCATAACAAAGAACCTCGTTTCAAAGTCAACTTACGACCTTGTGTTCAAATTCCCCCCAAAAGGCTAAAGACTACCTGTAATTTCTCCATGATTTTTTCTTTCAATGGTTACCTTCTGTTTCTGTTAAAGAAGAGTTGAATTTGGCACAGACATTCAAACACAACTTTGCATTAGATGAAGGTAGAAATTTTAAAATTGAACTTGTCAATCGAATTTCTCTGCTGAGGATTGAAAATCAGGTTCTTTCTTGGTTGATacaaaatttttttttttgtttagatcatgaagggcgggcctggtgcaagcggtagagtcttaccgcctgtgaccggaaggtcccgggttcgagtcgcaggtctcctcgcattgcacaggcgagggtaaggcttgccactgacacccttccccagaccccgcacagagcgggagctctctgcactgagtACGCCCTTTTTTGTTTAGATCATGCAATTTCTCACTTTGACTTGAGACTTTCCTGTTATTTTGCTCTTGCAGATGCTTGGCAACATATTAGTTTTTGCCAAGACGATGCCATCATTGTTTGCCCCGTTTTATGAGGACTTCTTTGTAAACGCTTCAGATCCGCTACCAGACGAGGGCTTTGAAGCTTGAAATACTGACCATTATTGCCACAGAGCCATCTATTCCAGCCATTTTTGAAGAATTTCAGGTAATTGCTTGTAGCTGCAATGGACAATATATCTGCTGAGTTCTCTTTGGAAATTGCAATGTTTTATTTACGACTTTTCCTTAAAAAAAGTTGTATTTGCATCTAACATGAAATCTATAGCTAAATGTTTGCTAAATCTTGAGATCATGTAATGACAGTATGCCATCGTATCTATTTTAAACACATGTTATTTCACTCTGTCTATGATTCATGCATGGTTCCAAAATTATTTGTCGCTCTGTGTGCTCAATGTTGAGTTCTTTAAAATGCACTCTCAAGGATTATCCAGGAATAGCTCCTCcttgcctagagtccaatggCAACTTATAGCCAAATTAACAAGATTTAAGTATTGTTGTCCACCTGCAATTTGGCTGAAGACTGAAGAATTTCAATTTCGGAGAAAAGTGACCACTTATTTGTCATTTTGTTAATTCGTGTTTGTGGCATTGTGTTCTCTTGCTGCCAGGATTACATTAAAGATCCAGATAGGAAATTTGTAGCAGATACCGTTGCAGCTATTGCATTATGTGCCCAGAAACTTCCCTCTATTGCCACCACTTGCCTTGAGGGACTTTTGACACTTGTATTTTATGGTAATAATCTTCATGTATGCATATTTTGTGTACACCATTCTTCTAGGAATTAATATTTTATCTTGGTCAATTGCAGAATCATTTATTAGTAACTCAGTTCACTTAGATGGAGAAGATGCTGTTTTGGTTCAAGCAATCTTGTCAATCAAAGCAATAGTGAAAATGGATCCAGTATCCCACGAAAAGGTACTATTTAGTCTTTTATATAACGAGACTCGAATCCTGTAATCTGCTACTTGTTTTTCTTGACCAAAACAGTACTTTTCACAGCCAGCTAAACCCAAGTTTGACCCAGGTTGTTGGTTCTTTTTGCTTTTCGTTTTAAACTTTTAGGAAACAAAGTGTCTGATCTGCTTCTTCCTGCATGAGAGCTTATCTGATTCTGTTGGCCTCTTGACTATTTGAATGTACCATCCATCATTGGGACTTGGGAACTTACCCCTCCCATATCCAATTGACTCCTGCATTTTAGCTGTCCTTTTCATGCTCATCCAATAAAACATCCTAAGAGGTGTCTGTTATCTTGGTTATATGGTACAACTGATTCTTCAGTTCCTAGATCACCTTGTGTGAACAAGAAGTCAACAACTGCCTTTAGTTATAGTCATATTGATGATAATCGATAACTAACCTACTCAAGTGTGTAAGGACCTGTAAATGTCAAAACATCAGAATTAAAATGCTGTTCTTTTTTTTGGTATCATTTTACAGGTATGCTGTAATGTTCAATCATATATTAGAATTGTATGCAAGAATATATGCAGTATATAAATTACACTATCTGCTATTGTTTAGATGCATTTCTTCCAACTTGGCAATTGATCTGGTACCCTCAGTCCCTCACTAATTCTTTTACAGAAGATATCTGTTTCTCTTCCTTCTTGATGTTGTGACCTTGAATCTTCATTAAACTATTTATATGCAGGTAATTGTCCGCTTGGTTCGCAGTTTGGACAAAATCAAGGAGCCTGCAGCACGATCCTTGATcgtttgggtgtttggagagtttAGCTTCATGGGAGATCTCACTACAAAGATAGTTCTTCCTGTTCTCAAGTATCTTGC encodes:
- the LOC136476635 gene encoding deoxyhypusine synthase-like; translated protein: MAGAGGSGGGVVRDVEALEGVRSIVLKPSESLDDSRFTRIAGADFNDPGLGLEGLLASLAHTGFQASNLGDAIDVVNQMLDWRLSHEKPSEDCDEAELDPNYRESVKCKIFLGFTSNLVSSGIRDIIRFLAQHHMVDVIVTTAGGIEEDLIKCLAPTYRGDFSLPGALLRSKGLNRIGNLLVPNDNYCKFENWIMPLFDQMLLEQSTENVWTPSKVIARLGKEINDESSYLYWAYKNNIHVYCPALTDGSLGDMLFCHAVRNPGLIIDIVQDIRLINGEAIHATPRKTGIIVLGGGLPKHHICNANMFRNGADYAVYINTAQEFDGSDSGAQPDEAVSWGKIKGSAKPVKVHCDASIAFPLVVAATFARKVHGSK